One Setaria viridis chromosome 3, Setaria_viridis_v4.0, whole genome shotgun sequence DNA window includes the following coding sequences:
- the LOC117849244 gene encoding zinc finger CCCH domain-containing protein 55-like, translating into MASGELDFAADRWVRGAVPIPQRDYHFTLQGHDFGEGILNGGAGWLYSHGYSASHDVHSDEIRESSDARGRLDSSNGRRLKQGKTKEIACKFYVQGHCRHGLNCRYLHDSALETEREHRVPVAISVHTNGHSWYPHHNAPNNQMEPTTPVVVHTSAHVLSGYDRGNLNSAQRSQHYVFPLQDFGLQPPPLLIPSRISENGINIDKGHSSQVLGIQNGMHATNFATRNSQMHQYKFLAHPKRLGEYFVPQAGVHVPALSLQGQSSSQEAYAILDVSSHNGQIFNVNDQISKNLEAAVGSKETTGIPKHVQDSGTQSMQNTHNFQPVGANEPTQRQTLQEVSVAPYSRSANRVAASIYHDAAASEQTHIKDPYGKALLSAAPVGKQFSRRNRDPRLVTNSSAAPPSVPPIPHEATAISVPSAAPPPAPPIQQETRDDNTHPVDLSRSVEVTGHAAVPRIFKKALTNFVKEQLQKTWKMGHLTTELHKIIAQKVVEKVMHSAKSIHNTSQKAKKYLQDYRRKINELIRVRPDPPTSLLPSPNVTEKVTDLNFTKLTMLTLDSVACRTI; encoded by the coding sequence ATGGCATCTGGAGAACTTGATTTTGCAGCTGATAGATGGGTAAGAGGTGCAGTACCCATACCACAAAGAGATTACCACTTTACTTTGCAAGGCCATGATTTTGGGGAAGGAATATTGAATGGGGGTGCGGGCTGGCTATATTCTCATGGTTATTCTGCTTCTCATGATGTCCATAGTGATGAGATTAGAGAAAGCTCTGATGCTAGAGGTCGTCTGGATTCATCCAATGGGAGAAGGCTGAAGCAAGGAAAGACAAAAGAAATTGCCTGTAAATTCTATGTGCAAGGTCACTGTCGTCATGGTTTAAATTGCAGATATCTCCATGACAGTGCTTTGGAAACTGAAAGGGAACATCGTGTACCTGTTGCTATTTCTGTGCATACAAATGGTCATAGCTGGTATCCTCATCACAATGCTCCCAATAATCAGATGGAACCAACCACACCTGTTGTTGTGCATACAAGTGCTCATGTTTTGTCCGGATATGACAGAGGGAACCTAAATTCTGCTCAAAGAAGTCAACACTACGTGTTTCCTTTACAAGATTTTGGTTTACAACCGCCACCGCTCTTAATTCCTAGCCGAATAAGTGAAAATGGCATCAACATTGACAAGGGCCACAGTTCACAAGTTTTGGGTATACAAAATGGGATGCATGCTACTAATTTTGCTACTAGGAACAGCCAAATGCATCAATATAAATTTTTGGCGCATCCAAAACGGCTAGGTGAGTATTTTGTTCCTCAGGCAGGTGTCCATGTTCCAGCTCTTAGTCTGCAAGGTCAGTCATCTTCTCAAGAGGCATATGCAATTCTAGATGTTTCTTCACACAATGGACAGATTTTCAACGTAAATGATCAAATTAGTAAGAATCTTGAGGCAGCTGTGGGGAGTAAGGAAACAACTGGCATACCCAAGCATGTCCAAGATTCTGGTACTCAAAGCATGCAGAATACACATAATTTTCAGCCTGTAGGTGCAAATGAGCCAACTCAGCGTCAAACCTTGCAAGAGGTATCCGTTGCGCCATACTCCAGATCTGCTAATAGGGTTGCAGCTTCGATTTATCATGATGCAGCAGCAAGTGAGCAAACCCATATTAAGGATCCATATGGAAAGGCTCTTCTTTCTGCTGCTCCTGTTGGAAAGCAATTTTCCCGGCGTAATCGGGATCCAAGGTTGGTGACAAAttcatctgctgcgcctccatCCGTTCCACCCATTCCGCATGAAGCAACAGCAATCTCTGTCCCATCTGCTGCACCTCCACCTGCTCCACCCATTCAGCAAGAAACTAGGGATGATAATACCCACCCTGTAGATTTATCCCGCTCAGTTGAAGTGACTGGTCATGCTGCAGTGCCGAGGATTTTTAAAAAGGCATTAACTAACTTTGTGAAGGAACAGCTTCAGAAAACATGGAAAATGGGTCACTTGACAACAGAGCTCCATAAAATCATTGCGCAGAAGGTTGTTGAGAAAGTTATGCACTCAGCAAAAAGCATTCACAACACAAGTCAAAAAGCCAAGAAGTACTTGCAAGACTACAGGAGAAAAATCAACGAACTTATAAGGGTCCGCCCTGATCCTCCTACTTCATTACTGCCTTCTCCTAACGTCACTGAGAAAGTCACTGACCTAAATTTTACCAAACTTACTATGCTCACACTGGACTCGGTTGCATGCAGGACTATTTGA